A region of Thiofilum sp. DNA encodes the following proteins:
- a CDS encoding DMT family transporter codes for MSSQTKAYLFALSAVLLWSTVATAFKLTLQYLTPAQLVLLSSIASVLVLGVILVVQGKLNQLKSLTIQDWKASLLLGAINPTIYYLVLFQAYALLPAQEAQAINYSWAITMTLLAIPLLKQKLRWQDVVAAAFCYLGVLVIATHGQLMDLKFSSTLGVVLALVSTVLWALYWILNTRDRRDPVMGLLLNFLCAIPLILLYCLVTGELKPMAWQGVAGSIYIGIFEMGLTFVLWLSAMKYTTSTAKISNLIFISPFLSLVLIYFILGEKILPTTFIGLGLIIGGLVLQQWKKRLSS; via the coding sequence ATGAGTTCACAAACTAAAGCCTATCTATTTGCCCTCAGTGCTGTTTTACTATGGTCGACTGTTGCTACGGCTTTTAAACTCACTTTACAATATCTCACGCCTGCGCAATTAGTTTTACTCTCTAGTATTGCCTCAGTCTTAGTATTAGGTGTGATTTTAGTAGTGCAAGGTAAATTGAATCAGCTCAAGTCTCTCACTATCCAAGATTGGAAAGCCTCGCTGTTATTGGGCGCAATTAATCCTACGATTTATTATTTAGTATTATTCCAAGCTTATGCTTTATTACCCGCTCAAGAAGCGCAAGCGATTAATTATAGCTGGGCTATTACTATGACGCTTTTGGCTATTCCCTTACTCAAACAAAAGCTACGCTGGCAAGATGTAGTAGCAGCAGCATTTTGTTATCTAGGTGTCTTAGTCATTGCCACTCATGGTCAACTCATGGACTTAAAGTTTTCTAGTACTCTAGGTGTGGTATTGGCTTTAGTGAGTACTGTGCTATGGGCACTGTATTGGATTTTAAATACTCGTGATCGACGCGATCCAGTCATGGGCTTATTATTAAATTTCTTATGCGCTATCCCTTTGATTTTACTCTATTGCCTAGTGACTGGAGAGCTTAAGCCTATGGCTTGGCAAGGGGTCGCAGGTAGTATTTATATTGGCATTTTTGAAATGGGCTTGACCTTTGTACTATGGCTCAGTGCCATGAAATACACGACTAGCACCGCTAAAATCTCTAATCTGATTTTTATTTCACCCTTTTTATCACTGGTACTCATCTATTTTATTTTAGGCGAGAAAATACTACCGACTACCTTTATAGGTTTGGGCTTGATTATAGGTGGCTTAGTATTGCAGCAATGGAAAAAGCGCTTATCCTCCTAA
- a CDS encoding methylated-DNA--[protein]-cysteine S-methyltransferase — protein MQFPIQLERIQQLPPNWFWCESSSPFGLLRSQWSLNQNQPILHTLEYVSAQTEAWEVSRKQAELPDSRLAKLWNNNQTIDWQPLSIQAVGTEFQYSVWQALLTIPFATTCSYQAIAQQIQNPQAVRAVGSAIGKNPIFYLIPCHRVLRSDGSLGGYLWGLELKQQLLNWEQSFL, from the coding sequence ATGCAGTTCCCTATTCAGTTAGAGCGTATACAGCAGCTCCCCCCTAATTGGTTTTGGTGTGAAAGTAGCAGTCCTTTTGGACTGCTCAGAAGCCAATGGAGCCTGAACCAAAATCAACCTATTTTGCATACTTTAGAATATGTATCTGCTCAAACAGAGGCTTGGGAGGTAAGCCGTAAACAAGCGGAACTACCTGACTCACGTTTAGCTAAACTCTGGAATAATAATCAAACGATTGATTGGCAGCCCTTAAGCATTCAAGCAGTAGGAACCGAGTTTCAATATAGTGTGTGGCAAGCCTTGCTAACCATTCCATTTGCCACGACTTGTAGCTATCAAGCCATTGCACAGCAAATTCAAAATCCCCAAGCGGTTAGAGCGGTTGGGAGTGCCATTGGTAAAAACCCTATTTTTTATTTAATCCCTTGTCACCGTGTCTTAAGAAGCGATGGTAGTTTAGGCGGATATTTATGGGGTTTAGAACTCAAACAGCAATTATTAAATTGGGAACAAAGCTTTTTATGA